A region from the Vanacampus margaritifer isolate UIUO_Vmar chromosome 5, RoL_Vmar_1.0, whole genome shotgun sequence genome encodes:
- the slc19a3b gene encoding solute carrier family 19 member 3b, whose protein sequence is MGYWAKLKSSNWAFPTAVLSLYGFFANCRIAEPFLAPYLIGPYKNISEEVVTNYLFPIWTYSYLAFLFPVFLLTDFLRYKPLIILQGLFLVSNYVLLCFAPGLLAMVFLEITYAVATATEVAYFSYIYSVIPLENYQKATGYLRSAALFGYTFGAGLGQVLVSSAGLDYFYINAMTLGVVSVAFLTSFWLPMPQRSLFFKGRTTAVLDRQSQQEVPGRTDRPDETAAGAVDASSGKQKMERNDNAGCCSRKNVLSAGHLLWKSFRESYSSRHLIYWSLWWALATAGYTQIINYIQLMWDHIEPSATSSVYNGGVEAACSLVGAAAAFSVGYIKVNWSVWGELALGLFSAAGAGAVFLIVLTSNIWACYAGYALFKSCYMLLITITTFQIAANLSMECYALTFGINTFVALCLQTIMTLIFVDGATLGLDIVTQFFIYGIYHAVISVLFLIRGTYTACTKRSTTEPPDSLQKENMVEVIYEEPF, encoded by the exons aTGGGCTACTGGGCCAAGCTGAAGTCCTCAAATTGGGCTTTTCCTACTGCAGTCTTGTCACTTTATGGGTTTTTTGCCAACTGCAGAATTGCAGAGCCTTTCCTCGCGCCATACTTAATTGGACCTTATAAGAACATCTCTGAAGAAGTG gTGACCAACTACCTATTTCCCATATGGACATATTCCTACCTGGCCTTCCTTTTCCCCGTTTTCCTATTGACTGACTTTTTGAGATATAAGCCACTCATTATATTGCAGGGGCTCTTCCTGGTTTCCAACTATGTCCTGCTATGCTTTGCTCCTGGACTACTTGCCATGGTCTTCCTTGAG ATTACTTATGCTGTGGCGACTGCCACAGAGGTGGCCTACTTTTCCTACATATACAGCGTGATTCCCCTTGAGAATTACCAAAAAGCCACTGGTTACCTTCGCAGCGCCGCCCTTTTTGGGTACACGTTTGGTGCCGGCCTGGGCCAAGTTCTCGTCTCATCGGCAG GGTTGGACTACTTCTATATCAATGCCATGACTCTGGGCGTTGTAAGCGTGGCTTTTCTCACCTCCTTTTGGTTGCCAATGCCTCAGAGGAGCTTGTTCTTCAAAGGGAGAACAACTGCAGTTTTAGACCGACAGTCCCAGCAGGAGGTGCCTGGGAGAACGGACAGGCCTGATGAAACGGCAGCGGGTGCGGTGGACGCTAGCTCCGGGAAACAGAAGATGGAGCGTAATGACAATGCTGGCTGCTGCAGCAGGAAAAATGTGCTCAGTGCAGGTCATTTACTTTGGAAAAGCTTCAGGGAGTCCTACTCGTCAAG GCATTTGATCTATTGGTCCCTGTGGTGGGCTCTGGCCACAGCTGGATATACACAAATAATCAACTACATCCAACTCATGTGGGACCATATTGAGCCATCTGCTACATCATCCGTTTACAATGGTGGAGTAGAAGCTGCATGCTCTCTTGTTG GTGCTGCAGCAGCCTTTTCAGTGGGTTACATTAAGGTGAACTGGTCTGTGTGGGGAGAGCTGGCATTAGGTTTGTTTTCAGCCGCCGGGGCAGGCGCTGTGTTCCTGATAGTGCTCACCAGCAATATCTGGGCTTGCTATGCTGGCTATGCCCTTTTTAAATCATGCTACATGCTTCTCATCACCATCACAAC ATTTCAGATAGCAGCCAATCTCTCAATGGAGTGCTACGCCCTGACATTCGGGATCAACACCTTTGTGGCCCTCTGCCTGCAGACCATTATGACACTTATTTTTGTCGATGGCGCTACATTAGGACTGGACATTGTGACACAG TTCTTCATTTACGGGATCTACCATGCTGTCATCTCCGTGCTGTTTTTGATTCGAGGGACCTACACTGCTTGTACAAAGCGAAGCACTACAGAGCCACCAGATAGCCTGCAAAAAGAGAACATGGTGGAGGTGATATATGAAGAACCTTTCTGA
- the daw1 gene encoding dynein assembly factor with WD repeat domains 1 isoform X1, translating into MRLKRFLLRYYPPGNTSHCSETGSVVVFMANAPIMEGKNIAFSLTVFPTLIGIILEYDKAGLLRTKSIDLLDLTIETNPDKLLKEIMHSEPLITKSRAEQVKKLIIRLQQKQNQEDHNNFSFSKELKAHILPLTNVAFDKSGSRFLTGSYDRTCRIWDTASGTELHTLEGHRNVVYAIAFNNPFGDKIATGSFDKTCKLWCAETGKCFYTFRGHTAEIVCLAFNPQSTLVATGSMDSTAKLWEVATGWEVATLTGHTAEVLSLCFNSVGSQLVTGSFDHTVIIWDVASRRRVYTLMGHQAEISNVQFNWDCSLIVTGSMDKTGKVWDAGSGNCVATLVGHQAEVLDVCFDLRGQLIATASADGTAKVFSATTHKCLTTLEGHEGEISKICFSPQGSRILTASSDKTARLWDVQSGVCLQVLKGHTDEIFSCVFNYEGDTIITGSKDNTCRIWC; encoded by the exons ATGAGACTCAAGAGGTTTCTTCTCAGATATTATCCACCAGGTAACACAAGTCATTGTTCTGAAACGGGATCTGTGGTTGTTTTCATGGCAAATGCGCCTATAATGGAAGGAAAGAATATCGCATTCAGTCTAACGGTTTTTCCCACCCTCATAGGTATAATCCTGGAATATGACAAAGCAGGGCTACTGAGGACCAAATCAATCGACCTTTTGGATTTGACAATAGA aaCCAACCCAGATAAGTTATTGAAAGAGATCATGCACTCAGAGCCTCTTATCACAAAATCCCGAGCTGAGCAAGTAAAAAAGCTAATCATTCGACTCCAACAAAAACAGAACCAAGAGGACCACAACAACTTCAGTTTTTCCAAG gAGCTGAAGGCACATATACTGCCTCTGACTAATGTTGCATTTGACAAATCAGGGTCAAG GTTTCTAACTGGGAGCTACGACAGAACGTGTCGTATTTGGGACACCGCCTCAGGCACCGAGCTACACACACTTGAGGGTCACCGAAACGTGGTGTATGCCATCGCATTCAACAACCCTTTTGG GGACAAGATTGCGACTGGTTCTTTTGATAAGACCTGTAAGCTATGGTGTGCTGAGACGGGCAAATGCTTCTATACGTTTCGAGGCCATACAGCTGAAATA gtGTGTCTGGCATTCAACCCTCAGAGTACACTCGTGGCCACAGGTAGCATGGACTCCACCGCCAAGCTGTGGGAAGTTGCGACTGGGTGGGAGGTGGCCACTCTCACC GGTCATACGGCAGAGGTCCTCTCCTTGTGCTTCAACTCAGTGGGCAGTCAGCTTGTGACTGGCTCCTTTGACCACACCGTTATTATTTGGGATGTTGCTTCAAGAAG GCGTGTCTACACGTTGATGGGCCACCAGGCAGAGATCAGCAATGTGCAGTTTAACTGGGATTGCTCACTGATAGTCACAGGCTCCATGGATAAAACGGGCAAG GTTTGGGATGCAGGCAGTGGTAACTGTGTAGCCACCCTCGTTGGACACCAAGCAGAGGTGCTGGATGTGTGTTTTGATTTACGGGGTCAACTCATTGCTACAGCCTCTGCTGATG GCACAGCCAAAGTATTCAGCGCAACCACACACAAGTGTCTGACAACACTGGAAGGCCATGAGGGAGAGATCTCCAAG ATCTGCTTCAGTCCTCAGGGCAGCAGGATTCTGACTGCCAGCTCAGACAAGACTGCTCGCTTGTGGGATGTTCAGTCCGGAGTCTGCCTTCAGGTCCTAAAGGGCCACACCGACGAGATCTTCTCCTGCGTCTTCAACTACGAAGGCGACACCATTATCACAG GCAGCAAGGATAACACGTGCCGGATCTGGTGCTGA
- the daw1 gene encoding dynein assembly factor with WD repeat domains 1 isoform X2 encodes MRLKRFLLRYYPPGIILEYDKAGLLRTKSIDLLDLTIETNPDKLLKEIMHSEPLITKSRAEQVKKLIIRLQQKQNQEDHNNFSFSKELKAHILPLTNVAFDKSGSRFLTGSYDRTCRIWDTASGTELHTLEGHRNVVYAIAFNNPFGDKIATGSFDKTCKLWCAETGKCFYTFRGHTAEIVCLAFNPQSTLVATGSMDSTAKLWEVATGWEVATLTGHTAEVLSLCFNSVGSQLVTGSFDHTVIIWDVASRRRVYTLMGHQAEISNVQFNWDCSLIVTGSMDKTGKVWDAGSGNCVATLVGHQAEVLDVCFDLRGQLIATASADGTAKVFSATTHKCLTTLEGHEGEISKICFSPQGSRILTASSDKTARLWDVQSGVCLQVLKGHTDEIFSCVFNYEGDTIITGSKDNTCRIWC; translated from the exons ATGAGACTCAAGAGGTTTCTTCTCAGATATTATCCACCAG GTATAATCCTGGAATATGACAAAGCAGGGCTACTGAGGACCAAATCAATCGACCTTTTGGATTTGACAATAGA aaCCAACCCAGATAAGTTATTGAAAGAGATCATGCACTCAGAGCCTCTTATCACAAAATCCCGAGCTGAGCAAGTAAAAAAGCTAATCATTCGACTCCAACAAAAACAGAACCAAGAGGACCACAACAACTTCAGTTTTTCCAAG gAGCTGAAGGCACATATACTGCCTCTGACTAATGTTGCATTTGACAAATCAGGGTCAAG GTTTCTAACTGGGAGCTACGACAGAACGTGTCGTATTTGGGACACCGCCTCAGGCACCGAGCTACACACACTTGAGGGTCACCGAAACGTGGTGTATGCCATCGCATTCAACAACCCTTTTGG GGACAAGATTGCGACTGGTTCTTTTGATAAGACCTGTAAGCTATGGTGTGCTGAGACGGGCAAATGCTTCTATACGTTTCGAGGCCATACAGCTGAAATA gtGTGTCTGGCATTCAACCCTCAGAGTACACTCGTGGCCACAGGTAGCATGGACTCCACCGCCAAGCTGTGGGAAGTTGCGACTGGGTGGGAGGTGGCCACTCTCACC GGTCATACGGCAGAGGTCCTCTCCTTGTGCTTCAACTCAGTGGGCAGTCAGCTTGTGACTGGCTCCTTTGACCACACCGTTATTATTTGGGATGTTGCTTCAAGAAG GCGTGTCTACACGTTGATGGGCCACCAGGCAGAGATCAGCAATGTGCAGTTTAACTGGGATTGCTCACTGATAGTCACAGGCTCCATGGATAAAACGGGCAAG GTTTGGGATGCAGGCAGTGGTAACTGTGTAGCCACCCTCGTTGGACACCAAGCAGAGGTGCTGGATGTGTGTTTTGATTTACGGGGTCAACTCATTGCTACAGCCTCTGCTGATG GCACAGCCAAAGTATTCAGCGCAACCACACACAAGTGTCTGACAACACTGGAAGGCCATGAGGGAGAGATCTCCAAG ATCTGCTTCAGTCCTCAGGGCAGCAGGATTCTGACTGCCAGCTCAGACAAGACTGCTCGCTTGTGGGATGTTCAGTCCGGAGTCTGCCTTCAGGTCCTAAAGGGCCACACCGACGAGATCTTCTCCTGCGTCTTCAACTACGAAGGCGACACCATTATCACAG GCAGCAAGGATAACACGTGCCGGATCTGGTGCTGA